A region of Carassius auratus strain Wakin chromosome 23, ASM336829v1, whole genome shotgun sequence DNA encodes the following proteins:
- the ndnf gene encoding protein NDNF — MRWICGCYGLVLLVLGVMGQKLPTRDEGLFQMQIRDKALFHDSSVLPDGAEISGYLFRDSPKRYYFVVEEDNTPLLVTVTPCDAPLEWRLMLQELPEDRSGEGSGEPEPLEQQKQQVMANEGTELFTYKGNDVESFISTSSPSGLYQLEIISTEKDSNFKIYSTTTPESDQPYPELPYDPRVDVTALGRTTVTLAWKPTPTGSIMGQPIQYCVVINKEHNFKSLCAAEAKMSLDDAFMVAPKPGRDFSPFDFVHFGFVPSENDFKDRSLTTNRALSNKMSRTYIPKPKVADIQKICIGNKNIFTVTDLKPDTQYYFDVFAVNTGTNMSTAYVGTFARTKEEAKQKTVELKDGKVTDVFIKRKGSKFLRFAPVSSHQRVTLFVHACLDAVQVQARRDGKLVLSQNVEGVRQFQLRGKPKAKYLFRLRGSRKGASTLKVLASTRAGGKQPFPALPEDTRIKAFDKLRTCSSVTMAWLGTQERNKYCVYKREVSESYSEEHRRREQNQCAGPESRRKSEKVLCKYFHSANLQKAVTTETITGLEAGKSYLLDVYVVGHSSHSVKYQSKLVKTRKYC; from the exons atGAGGTGGATATGTGGATGTTATGGCTTGGTGTTGCTGGTCTTGGGGGTGATGGGACAGAAACTGCCCACGCGTGATGAAGGCCTCTTTCAGATGCAGATCAGGGATAAAGCTCTGTTTCATGACTCTTCTGTCTTGCCAGATGGAGCCGAGATCAGCGGATACCTGTTCAGAGATTCACCAAAAAG GTACTATTTTGTGGTGGAGGAAGACAACACTCCTCTGTTGGTGACGGTGACACCTTGTGATGCTCCTCTCGAGTGGAGATTGATGTTGCAGGAGCTCCCAGAGGACCGCAGCGGGGAAGGATCAG GTGAGCCAGAACCTCTAGAGCAGCAGAAACAGCAGGTCATGGCCAATGAGGGGACTGAACTCTTTACCTACAAAGGAAATGACGTTGAGTCATTCATTTCCACTAGCTCCCCTTCAGGCTTGTACCAGCTGGAAATCATCTCGACTGAAAAGGACAGCAACTTCAAGATTTACTCTACCACAACTCCCGAGTCCGACCAGCCATACCCGGAGCTGCCTTACGACCCCAGGGTTGATGTTACCGCACTGGGTCGTACAACTGTCACGCTGGCCTGGAAGCCCACTCCTACTGGCTCCATCATGGGCCAGCCGATCCAGTACTGTGTGGTTATTAACAAGGAGCACAACTTCAAGAGCTTATGCGCAGCGGAGGCCAAGATGAGTTTGGATGATGCCTTCATGGTTGCTCCAAAACCCGGTCGGGATTTCAGCCCCTTTGACTTTGTTCATTTTGGTTTTGTCCCATCTGAGAATGATTTCAAGGATCGTTCCCTCACCACCAACAGAGCTCTGAGCAACAAGATGAGTCGCACATATATCCCCAAGCCCAAAGTGGCAGACATACAGAAGATCTGCATTGgcaacaagaatatttttacCGTGACAGATCTAAAGCCAGACACACAATATTACTTTGATGTGTTCGCCGTCAACACAGGCACCAACATGAGTACTGCATACGTGGGCACTTTCGCCCGCACTAAGGAAGAAGCCAAGCAGAAGACAGTGGAGCTCAAGGATGGGAAAGTAACCGATGTCTTCATTAAGAGGAAAGGCAGCAAATTCCTTCGCTTTGCCCCGGTCTCCTCTCACCAGCGTGTCACTCTCTTTGTCCATGCCTGTCTGGACGCGGTGCAAGTTCAGGCGCGGCGTGATGGGAAGCTTGTTCTCTCTCAGAATGTGGAAGGTGTCCGTCAGTTCCAGCTCAGAGGAAAGCCCAAAGCCAAGTACCTGTTTCGTCTGAGAGGGTCCCGCAAGGGTGCCTCCACTTTGAAAGTACTTGCCAGCACACGTGCCGGAGGCAAGCAACCTTTCCCTGCCCTACCTGAAGATACCCGCATCAAGGCTTTCGATAAGTTGCGTACCTGTTCCTCTGTTACCATGGCTTGGCTTGGCACACAGGAGCGCAATAAATACTGTGTTTACAAACGTGAAGTTTCCGAAAGCTACAGTGAAGAGCATCGGCGCCGAGAGCAGAACCAGTGCGCTGGACCAGAGAGCCGTCGCAAGTCTGAGAAAGTGCTTTGCAAGTACTTCCACAGCGCCAACCTGCAGAAGGCAGTCACTACCGAGACCATAACTGGCCTTGAGGCGGGAAAGAGCTATCTCCTGGATGTTTATGTGGTGGGACACAGCAGCCACTCAGTCAAGTACCAGAGCAAACTGGTCAAAACAAGGAAGTACTGTTAA